One genomic window of Angustibacter sp. Root456 includes the following:
- a CDS encoding sensor histidine kinase KdpD, whose amino-acid sequence MTSTSGSPLDTATAAVNAREPAWRARLIPAWAVWATLCTFAMLVLPGQETIPYHLGWAGFALAYGLATWHRWQLVAALAGYTVASGVVLTRSSLVGNVEWQETNEIPLMFALALLMVWHVHRRQEALSHARVLAERDIQAARDRERLMRLTSHELRTPLTIARGYVELLQERVTDLEDQQDLAVAADELDRLSRVSDRLIRMIRLQDDTVTEDVDLDRVLSQAVERWRIVADRHWVLKSRLGHCHGSAERLRTCLDTLIENALRYTVPGDTIRLLGVRREAEFVVAVLDSGTGLTDSQIMAINAGEQPQQAETPLGSVDRLAGTGLGLGIVRQIAHARGGSLYASRAPEGGAALSVTFPVNFPVAAVGRLTVPDLPNLLGTRVPRQTGSPSSVLDG is encoded by the coding sequence ATGACCTCGACATCGGGGAGCCCCCTCGACACGGCCACAGCGGCGGTCAACGCCCGCGAACCGGCGTGGCGGGCCCGCCTCATCCCTGCGTGGGCGGTGTGGGCGACGCTGTGCACGTTCGCGATGCTCGTGCTGCCGGGGCAGGAGACCATCCCCTACCACCTGGGCTGGGCCGGTTTCGCGCTCGCCTACGGCCTCGCCACCTGGCATCGCTGGCAGCTGGTGGCGGCCCTCGCGGGCTACACCGTGGCGAGCGGCGTGGTGCTCACCCGCAGCTCCCTTGTCGGCAACGTCGAGTGGCAGGAGACCAACGAGATCCCGCTGATGTTCGCCCTGGCCCTGCTGATGGTGTGGCACGTCCACCGTCGCCAGGAGGCCCTGAGCCACGCCAGGGTGCTCGCCGAGCGCGACATCCAGGCGGCTCGCGACCGCGAGCGCCTCATGCGCCTCACCTCGCACGAGCTGCGCACCCCGCTCACCATCGCTCGCGGCTACGTCGAGCTGCTGCAGGAGCGCGTGACCGACTTGGAGGACCAGCAGGACCTCGCAGTGGCCGCCGACGAGCTCGACCGGCTCTCACGGGTCAGCGACCGGCTGATCCGGATGATCCGGTTGCAGGACGACACGGTCACCGAGGACGTCGACCTCGACCGCGTCCTGTCGCAGGCCGTCGAGCGCTGGCGCATCGTCGCCGACCGCCACTGGGTGCTGAAGTCCCGGCTGGGCCACTGCCACGGCTCGGCGGAGCGCCTGCGCACCTGCCTGGACACGCTCATCGAGAACGCGCTGCGCTACACGGTGCCGGGCGACACGATCCGCCTGCTCGGCGTGCGCCGTGAGGCGGAGTTCGTCGTCGCGGTGCTGGACTCCGGCACGGGACTCACCGACAGCCAGATCATGGCGATCAACGCCGGTGAGCAACCGCAGCAGGCTGAGACGCCGCTCGGCTCGGTCGACCGGCTGGCCGGCACCGGTCTGGGCTTGGGCATCGTGCGCCAGATCGCACACGCACGCGGTGGTTCCCTCTACGCCTCCCGTGCACCCGAGGGTGGCGCCGCGCTCTCGGTGACCTTCCCCGTGAACTTCCCCGTCGCGGCCGTGGGGCGCCTCACCGTGCCCGACCTGCCCAACCTTCTCGGCACGCGCGTGCCGCGGCAGACGGGGTCACCGTCATCGGTGCTCGACGGCTGA
- a CDS encoding energy-coupling factor transporter transmembrane protein EcfT, with protein sequence MSWPPSARCSPLALLSAAALAVVGSTQVHDLRDGLVMVAAELLLAPLAVARPVQALRRLTPGLLAAASLGASSWWFAGNDAATALGAGLRILALVLPASLVATWVDPSRLGDELAQWLRLPARAVVASVAALQQLEELSTTWTTLDRVRHVRGLGPTRSAWSRAKHVGSLTFALLVHTLRRSGQLALAMDARGFATAHQRTWARAPHWGGRDTVLLALAGFVAATPLLVG encoded by the coding sequence ATGAGCTGGCCGCCGAGCGCCCGCTGCTCACCGCTCGCGCTGCTGTCGGCCGCAGCCCTGGCCGTGGTCGGTTCGACGCAGGTGCACGACCTGCGCGACGGGCTGGTGATGGTGGCGGCCGAGCTGCTGCTCGCGCCGCTCGCGGTGGCCCGCCCGGTCCAGGCCCTGCGCCGCCTCACGCCCGGCCTCCTGGCCGCCGCGTCGCTCGGCGCCTCGAGCTGGTGGTTCGCCGGCAACGACGCCGCCACGGCGCTCGGCGCCGGACTGCGGATCCTCGCGCTGGTGCTGCCGGCGTCGCTCGTCGCGACGTGGGTCGACCCGAGCCGGCTGGGGGACGAGCTGGCGCAGTGGCTGCGCTTGCCGGCCCGGGCCGTCGTCGCGTCCGTGGCAGCGCTGCAACAGCTCGAAGAGCTCTCGACCACGTGGACGACGCTCGACCGCGTGCGCCACGTGCGCGGGCTGGGTCCCACCCGCTCTGCGTGGTCACGGGCCAAGCACGTCGGCTCGCTCACCTTCGCGCTGCTCGTGCACACGCTGCGTCGGTCGGGGCAGCTGGCGCTCGCGATGGATGCCCGGGGGTTCGCCACGGCGCACCAGCGCACCTGGGCGCGCGCACCCCACTGGGGGGGCCGCGACACCGTCCTGCTCGCCCTCGCCGGGTTCGTCGCCGCGACGCCGCTGCTGGTCGGCTGA
- a CDS encoding response regulator transcription factor, translated as MAKVMVVDDEPRIRTYLHRALSGQGHVVHEAADGEAALEHLAQHHVDLVLLDLAMPRLGGLGVLSLLRQREDSPPVIVLSAVTDISARVQALDRGAVDVVGKPFSTAELTARIRRHLHQHPAPPRGENRYLEVGGVQLDLHRRRATTAAGSVSLTEREFALLAHLMRRCGDVCTREELLHDVWGLDFDPGSNVVDVCVRRLRHKLRPDPPIETVRGVGYCVYDR; from the coding sequence ATGGCCAAGGTCATGGTCGTCGACGATGAGCCGCGGATCCGCACGTACCTGCACCGCGCGCTGTCCGGTCAGGGGCACGTCGTGCACGAAGCGGCTGACGGTGAGGCCGCGCTCGAGCACCTCGCACAGCACCACGTCGACCTCGTACTCCTCGACCTCGCGATGCCCCGGCTGGGTGGTCTCGGGGTGCTCTCGCTCCTGCGTCAGCGAGAGGACAGCCCGCCCGTCATCGTCCTGTCGGCGGTCACCGACATCTCGGCGCGCGTTCAGGCGCTCGATCGGGGTGCCGTCGACGTCGTCGGCAAGCCGTTCTCGACCGCCGAGCTGACGGCGCGCATCCGGCGCCACCTGCACCAGCACCCCGCTCCCCCGCGTGGAGAGAACCGGTATCTCGAGGTCGGCGGCGTGCAGCTCGACCTGCACCGGCGGCGAGCGACGACCGCCGCCGGCTCCGTGAGCCTCACCGAACGCGAGTTCGCGCTGCTGGCTCACCTGATGCGTCGGTGTGGCGACGTGTGCACGCGCGAGGAGCTCCTGCACGACGTCTGGGGCCTGGACTTCGACCCCGGCAGCAACGTCGTCGACGTCTGCGTCCGCCGACTGCGCCACAAGCTGAGGCCGGACCCGCCCATCGAGACGGTGCGCGGCGTGGGCTACTGCGTCTACGACCGGTGA